One genomic region from Amycolatopsis sp. FBCC-B4732 encodes:
- the argJ gene encoding bifunctional glutamate N-acetyltransferase/amino-acid acetyltransferase ArgJ — protein MTVTGPQGFRAAGVAAGIKASGALDLTLVVNDGPLDVAAGVFTRNVIKAAPVLWSQEVLKQQRLKAVVLNSGGANAATGPGGFQDTHATAEKVAEVLQAGAIEVAVCSTGLIGERLPMPAVLSGVESAFKALDASAEASLNAATGVMTTDSKPKQAFAKHDGGWSVGGFAKGAGMLAPNLATMLSVLTTDAVVDKETLDRALRAATRVTFDRLDVDGGTSTNDTVLVLASGASGVEPTELELTELLTKVGLDLVLQLRADSEGATKDVNITVQGADSETDAIAVARTIAEDNLVKTALFGSDPNWGRIAMALGRVPARIDPETVSITINGVTLFAQGMPAADRTAADLTAREIEIVVDLGVGTEAATIYTTDLSHGYVEENSAYSS, from the coding sequence GTGACCGTCACCGGCCCCCAGGGCTTCCGCGCCGCCGGCGTCGCCGCCGGGATCAAGGCTTCCGGCGCGCTCGACCTCACGCTGGTCGTCAACGACGGCCCGCTGGACGTCGCGGCCGGCGTGTTCACCCGCAACGTCATCAAGGCCGCACCGGTGCTGTGGTCGCAGGAAGTGCTCAAGCAGCAGCGGCTCAAGGCCGTCGTGCTCAACTCGGGCGGCGCCAACGCGGCCACCGGGCCCGGCGGCTTCCAGGACACCCACGCCACCGCCGAAAAAGTCGCCGAAGTCCTGCAGGCCGGCGCGATCGAAGTGGCTGTCTGCTCGACCGGCCTGATCGGCGAACGGCTGCCGATGCCCGCGGTCCTGTCCGGCGTGGAGTCCGCGTTCAAGGCACTCGACGCGAGCGCCGAAGCGAGCCTGAACGCCGCCACCGGCGTGATGACCACCGACTCGAAACCGAAGCAGGCCTTCGCGAAGCACGACGGCGGCTGGAGCGTCGGCGGCTTCGCCAAGGGCGCCGGCATGCTCGCGCCGAACCTCGCCACCATGCTCTCGGTTCTGACCACCGATGCCGTGGTGGACAAGGAAACCCTCGACCGGGCCCTGCGCGCGGCGACCCGCGTGACCTTCGACCGGCTCGACGTCGACGGCGGCACGTCCACCAACGACACCGTGCTGGTGCTGGCGTCCGGCGCGAGCGGGGTCGAGCCCACCGAGCTGGAGCTCACCGAACTGCTCACCAAGGTCGGCCTCGACCTCGTGCTGCAGCTGCGCGCGGATTCCGAGGGCGCGACGAAGGACGTCAACATCACCGTCCAGGGCGCGGACTCCGAGACCGACGCGATCGCGGTCGCCCGCACGATCGCCGAGGACAACCTGGTCAAGACCGCGCTCTTCGGCTCCGACCCGAACTGGGGCCGGATCGCCATGGCGCTGGGCCGCGTCCCGGCCCGGATCGACCCGGAGACGGTGTCGATCACGATCAACGGTGTCACCCTGTTCGCCCAGGGCATGCCGGCCGCCGACCGGACGGCGGCGGACCTCACCGCACGGGAGATCGAAATCGTCGTCGACCTCGGCGTCGGCACCGAAGCGGCCACCATCTACACCACGGATCTTTCGCACGGTTACGTCGAAGAGAACAGCGCGTACTCCTCATGA
- a CDS encoding alpha/beta hydrolase yields the protein MKRIVAAVAAAGLAAGLMAAAPAASADPGVQFTPAPIAWGPCASASLKANGAECGFLEVPMDYAKPGGTKVSVAVSRIKHKTAQSQGIMLVNPGGPGGSGLGLSVLGKYVPNHAGDNYDWIGFDPRGVGSSKPSISCDGNYFSYNRPAYVPSTPQLEKTWLARSKGYADACRKNGEILDHIKTTDVAQDMDSLRKALGEKQINYYGFSYGTYLGQVYSTLYPKNVRRMVLDGNVDPRKVWYEANLDQDVAFGKNIKIYFDWLASYDNVYHLGKTGGAVEKLWYDTQRKLTKNPAGGVIGGDEWTDVFLQAGYYVFGWVDMAKAFDGYVHKGDWQTLKALYDNSNPPGDDNGFAVYLGVQCTDVQWPTNWNKWRADNWITYFKAPFETWGNAWFNAPCVFWPAKAGKPVNIDGSKVSGALLISEELDAATPYAGSLEVRKRFPKSSLISAPGGTTHAGSLSGVSCVDDKIADYLATGTLPKRQPGNHSDVQCSPVPPPVPDGAAAQKSDSSAKAAQEKQSTLAQLLHF from the coding sequence GTGAAAAGAATCGTTGCCGCCGTCGCCGCCGCGGGGCTCGCGGCCGGGCTGATGGCCGCCGCGCCCGCCGCCTCGGCGGATCCCGGGGTGCAGTTCACCCCCGCGCCGATCGCCTGGGGGCCCTGCGCGTCGGCGAGCCTCAAGGCCAACGGCGCCGAGTGCGGCTTCCTCGAGGTGCCGATGGACTACGCGAAGCCGGGCGGGACGAAGGTCTCCGTCGCGGTGTCGCGGATCAAGCACAAGACCGCGCAGTCCCAGGGCATCATGCTGGTGAACCCGGGCGGCCCGGGCGGCTCCGGCCTCGGCCTCTCGGTGCTCGGCAAGTACGTGCCGAACCACGCGGGTGACAACTACGACTGGATCGGCTTCGACCCGCGGGGCGTCGGGTCCAGCAAGCCGTCGATCAGCTGCGACGGGAACTACTTCAGCTACAACCGGCCGGCGTACGTGCCGTCCACGCCGCAGCTGGAGAAGACGTGGCTCGCCCGCTCGAAGGGGTACGCCGACGCGTGCCGCAAGAACGGCGAGATCCTCGACCACATCAAGACGACCGACGTCGCGCAGGACATGGACAGCCTGCGCAAGGCGCTGGGCGAGAAGCAGATCAACTACTACGGCTTCTCCTACGGCACCTACCTCGGCCAGGTGTACAGCACGCTGTACCCGAAGAACGTCCGCCGGATGGTGCTCGACGGCAACGTCGACCCGCGCAAGGTCTGGTACGAGGCCAACCTCGACCAGGACGTCGCGTTCGGCAAGAACATCAAGATCTACTTCGACTGGCTGGCGTCCTACGACAACGTCTACCACCTCGGCAAGACCGGTGGCGCCGTCGAGAAGCTCTGGTACGACACGCAGCGCAAGCTCACCAAGAACCCCGCGGGCGGCGTCATCGGCGGCGACGAGTGGACCGACGTCTTCCTGCAGGCCGGCTACTACGTCTTCGGCTGGGTCGACATGGCCAAGGCCTTCGACGGCTACGTGCACAAGGGTGACTGGCAGACGCTCAAGGCGCTCTACGACAACTCGAACCCGCCGGGCGACGACAACGGCTTCGCCGTCTACCTCGGCGTGCAGTGCACCGACGTGCAGTGGCCGACCAACTGGAACAAGTGGCGCGCCGACAACTGGATCACCTACTTCAAGGCCCCGTTCGAGACCTGGGGCAACGCCTGGTTCAACGCGCCTTGCGTGTTCTGGCCGGCGAAGGCGGGCAAGCCGGTGAACATCGACGGCAGCAAGGTGTCCGGTGCGCTGCTGATCAGCGAAGAGCTCGACGCCGCCACGCCGTACGCCGGCAGCCTCGAGGTCCGCAAGCGGTTCCCGAAGTCGAGCCTGATCAGCGCGCCGGGCGGCACCACGCACGCCGGTTCGCTGTCCGGGGTGTCCTGTGTGGACGACAAGATCGCCGACTACCTGGCCACCGGCACCCTGCCGAAGCGCCAGCCCGGCAACCACTCGGACGTCCAGTGCAGCCCGGTCCCGCCGCCGGTGCCCGACGGTGCCGCCGCGCAGAAGTCGGACAGCTCCGCGAAGGCCGCCCAGGAGAAGCAGAGCACGCTGGCCCAGCTGCTGCACTTCTGA
- a CDS encoding DNA alkylation repair protein produces the protein MNVDDRLVKALRTGLAELADPAKAPAMQAYMKSAMPFRGVAKPQRSVLIKRVLADHILPDRVTYSATVLELWRTAEFREERYAAIDLSGYRAYRGWQDAELVPMYEEMIVSGAWWDHVDELAIRRIGPILRADRPRLTPVLLRWAADPDLWRRRTAIICQVGAKEETDTDLLTRAIEPAIAEPEFFLRKGIGWALREYAKTAPDWVRSFVDDHPGLSGLSRREALKHIG, from the coding sequence ATGAACGTCGACGATCGGCTGGTCAAGGCGCTCCGCACCGGGCTGGCGGAGCTGGCCGACCCGGCGAAAGCGCCCGCGATGCAGGCGTACATGAAGTCGGCGATGCCGTTCCGCGGGGTCGCGAAACCGCAGCGCAGCGTGCTGATCAAGCGGGTGCTCGCCGACCACATACTGCCCGATCGAGTGACATATTCAGCGACCGTCCTGGAGTTGTGGCGGACTGCCGAATTCCGCGAAGAGCGCTACGCGGCCATCGATCTTTCCGGCTATCGGGCGTACCGCGGCTGGCAGGACGCCGAACTGGTGCCGATGTACGAGGAAATGATCGTCAGCGGGGCCTGGTGGGACCACGTGGACGAGCTCGCGATCCGCCGGATCGGCCCGATCCTGCGTGCCGACCGCCCCCGGCTGACGCCGGTGCTGCTGAGGTGGGCGGCCGACCCCGACCTCTGGCGCCGCCGGACGGCGATCATCTGCCAGGTCGGCGCGAAGGAGGAGACGGACACGGACCTGCTGACCCGGGCGATCGAGCCGGCGATCGCCGAGCCGGAGTTCTTCCTGCGCAAGGGAATCGGCTGGGCGCTGCGGGAGTACGCGAAGACGGCGCCGGACTGGGTGCGGTCCTTCGTGGACGATCACCCGGGGCTGTCCGGACTGTCGAGGAGGGAGGCGCTCAAGCACATCGGCTGA
- the argC gene encoding N-acetyl-gamma-glutamyl-phosphate reductase, translated as MTVNIAVAGASGYAGGELLRLLLTHPEVRIGALTAASSAGTRLGVHQPHLVPLADRVLAETTPETLAGHDVVFLALPHGHSAEIAAQLGPDVLVVDLGADHRLADPADWQRWYGGEHAGQWPYGLPELPGARERLTGTKRVAVPGCFPTGGSLALAPAFTDGLIEPDVTVVAVTGTSGAGKSLKPNLLGSEVMGSASAYGVGGAHRHTPEFAQNLSAVAGERVTVSFTPVLAPMPRGILTTASAPLKGDVGEAAVREAYEKAYDAEPFVQLLPAGAWPTTASTLGSNNVQLQVAVDTGARRLVVVAAIDNLTKGTAGGAVQSMNLALGLPETTGLPTVGVAP; from the coding sequence ATGACGGTGAACATCGCGGTGGCCGGAGCCAGCGGGTACGCGGGCGGCGAGCTGCTGCGCCTGCTCCTGACCCATCCCGAGGTGCGGATCGGCGCGCTCACGGCCGCCAGCAGCGCGGGCACCAGACTCGGCGTCCACCAGCCGCACCTCGTCCCGCTCGCCGACCGCGTCCTCGCCGAGACGACGCCGGAAACCCTCGCCGGCCACGACGTCGTCTTCCTGGCGCTGCCCCACGGCCACTCCGCCGAGATCGCGGCGCAGCTCGGCCCGGACGTCCTGGTCGTCGACCTCGGCGCCGACCACCGCTTGGCCGACCCGGCCGACTGGCAGCGCTGGTACGGCGGCGAGCACGCCGGCCAGTGGCCGTACGGCCTGCCGGAACTGCCCGGCGCCCGCGAGCGGCTCACCGGCACCAAGCGCGTCGCCGTGCCCGGCTGCTTCCCGACCGGCGGCTCGCTGGCCCTCGCGCCCGCCTTCACCGACGGGCTGATCGAGCCGGACGTCACGGTCGTCGCGGTCACCGGCACCTCCGGCGCGGGCAAGAGCCTGAAACCGAACCTGCTCGGCTCCGAGGTGATGGGCTCGGCGAGCGCGTACGGCGTCGGCGGCGCCCACCGCCACACCCCGGAGTTCGCGCAGAACCTCTCGGCCGTCGCGGGGGAGCGGGTCACCGTGTCCTTCACCCCGGTCCTCGCGCCGATGCCCCGCGGCATCCTCACCACGGCGAGCGCGCCGCTGAAGGGTGACGTCGGCGAAGCCGCGGTCCGCGAGGCCTACGAGAAGGCCTACGACGCCGAACCGTTCGTCCAGCTGCTGCCCGCCGGCGCCTGGCCGACCACCGCGTCGACGCTCGGCTCGAACAACGTCCAGCTGCAGGTCGCGGTCGACACCGGCGCCCGGCGGCTGGTCGTCGTCGCCGCGATCGACAACCTGACCAAGGGCACCGCGGGCGGTGCCGTCCAGTCGATGAACCTGGCCCTCGGCCTCCCGGAAACCACCGGGCTTCCCACCGTAGGAGTGGCACCGTGA
- a CDS encoding YafY family protein yields MTDTPARLLGLLSLLQTPREWPGSELAGRLGVSPRTIRRDIDRLRELGYPVEASRGVAGGYRLVAGTAMPPLVLDDDEAVAIAVGLRTAAGQSVSGIEEASVRALAKLEQVLPARLRRRVGTLGTATVAAPATGPVVDPAQLTVFAGAITNHETVRFRYRANDGAETRRRAEPLRLVAAGRRWYLVAYDLDRADWRVFRADRVRDAQATGGRTTPRPPPAADLAAYVLDRLYDLAPTYRAVAVLAEPAAQIAARLGVAAGELTDLGDGRCRWRTHADTLDWLAFRLLGLGCEFTVEEPAELVGHLKVLGARAHAAAGEPLPR; encoded by the coding sequence ATGACGGACACCCCGGCCCGGCTGCTCGGACTGCTCTCGCTGCTCCAGACGCCACGGGAATGGCCGGGCAGCGAACTCGCCGGCCGGCTCGGGGTCAGCCCGCGCACGATCCGCCGCGACATCGACCGGCTGCGCGAGCTCGGCTACCCGGTCGAGGCCAGCCGTGGCGTCGCGGGCGGGTACCGGCTGGTCGCCGGCACCGCGATGCCGCCACTGGTGCTCGACGACGACGAAGCCGTCGCGATCGCCGTCGGGCTGCGGACCGCCGCGGGGCAGTCCGTTTCCGGGATCGAGGAGGCGTCGGTGCGGGCGCTGGCCAAGCTGGAGCAGGTGCTGCCCGCCCGGTTGCGCCGCCGGGTGGGCACGCTCGGCACGGCGACGGTCGCCGCGCCCGCCACCGGGCCCGTCGTCGACCCCGCGCAGCTGACCGTGTTCGCCGGTGCGATCACCAACCACGAGACGGTCCGCTTCCGCTACCGGGCGAACGACGGAGCCGAGACCCGGCGCCGGGCCGAACCGCTCCGGCTGGTCGCGGCGGGGCGCCGCTGGTACCTGGTCGCCTACGACCTCGACCGGGCGGACTGGCGCGTCTTCCGCGCCGACCGCGTCCGCGACGCCCAGGCGACCGGCGGCCGCACCACCCCGCGCCCGCCACCGGCGGCGGACCTTGCGGCCTACGTCCTCGACCGGCTCTACGACCTCGCGCCGACGTACCGCGCGGTGGCCGTGTTGGCCGAACCGGCGGCGCAGATCGCGGCCCGGCTCGGCGTGGCGGCCGGCGAGCTGACCGACCTCGGCGACGGCCGGTGCCGGTGGCGGACCCACGCGGACACGCTGGACTGGCTCGCGTTCCGGCTGCTGGGCCTGGGCTGTGAGTTCACGGTCGAGGAACCGGCGGAACTGGTCGGGCACCTGAAGGTGCTGGGCGCCCGCGCCCACGCGGCGGCCGGTGAGCCTCTGCCGCGTTGA
- a CDS encoding helix-turn-helix domain containing protein, giving the protein MSIIEERRTEIRAQETTYQIVVATRTDLDRAEPTPKVMITLEAGGPGGEPVAEGSLDLDVAVAATVADLVAEELLSATGAARPPRRRSAGRPAQQGRPWNEEMDAELESRWIAGESVAEIATSFERTPGGIRARLPRVGCDPENPGCYLPVPPSRRTDLEGGEPS; this is encoded by the coding sequence ATGTCGATCATCGAAGAGCGCCGGACCGAGATCCGGGCACAGGAAACCACCTACCAGATCGTGGTCGCGACCAGGACGGACCTCGACCGCGCCGAACCGACCCCCAAGGTCATGATCACGCTCGAAGCCGGCGGCCCCGGCGGCGAACCGGTCGCCGAGGGCAGCCTCGACCTGGACGTCGCGGTGGCGGCCACGGTCGCCGACCTGGTCGCCGAGGAGTTGCTCTCCGCGACCGGCGCGGCCCGGCCCCCTCGGCGAAGATCCGCCGGCCGCCCCGCCCAGCAAGGCCGCCCGTGGAACGAGGAGATGGACGCGGAACTGGAGAGCCGCTGGATCGCGGGCGAGAGCGTCGCCGAAATCGCGACGTCGTTCGAGCGCACCCCCGGTGGCATCCGCGCGCGGCTGCCCCGCGTCGGCTGCGACCCGGAGAACCCGGGCTGCTACCTCCCCGTGCCGCCGAGCAGGCGCACGGACCTGGAGGGAGGTGAGCCGAGCTGA
- the argB gene encoding acetylglutamate kinase, with product MNQEALISADERLATAAEKAGVLIEALPWLQRFHGATVVVKYGGNAMIDDQLKAAFAEDMVFLRLAGLRPVVVHGGGPQITAMLTRLGVEGEFKGGLRVTTPETMDIVRMVLTGQVSRELVGLINAHGPYAVGISGEDARLFTAERKQATVDGEQVDIGLVGEVAEVNPDAVLDIVNAGRIPVVSTVAPDVDGVVHNVNADTAAGALAAALGAEKLVVLTDVEGLYANWPDRSSLIDRIRVDHLEPMLPGLASGMIPKMEACVRAIRGGVRRAHVIDGRLAHSVLLEVFTSRGIGTMVFPETELP from the coding sequence ATGAACCAGGAGGCTCTGATTTCCGCGGACGAGAGGTTGGCGACGGCGGCCGAGAAGGCCGGGGTCCTCATCGAAGCACTGCCCTGGCTGCAACGCTTCCACGGTGCCACCGTCGTGGTGAAGTACGGCGGCAACGCCATGATCGACGACCAGCTGAAGGCGGCCTTCGCCGAGGACATGGTGTTCCTGCGCCTGGCCGGCCTGCGCCCGGTCGTCGTCCACGGCGGCGGGCCGCAGATCACCGCGATGCTCACCCGCCTCGGCGTCGAAGGCGAGTTCAAGGGCGGCCTCCGGGTCACCACGCCGGAAACGATGGACATCGTCCGGATGGTGCTCACCGGCCAGGTCAGCCGCGAGCTCGTCGGGCTGATCAACGCGCACGGGCCGTACGCGGTCGGCATCTCCGGCGAAGACGCGCGGCTGTTCACCGCCGAGCGCAAACAGGCCACTGTGGACGGTGAGCAGGTCGACATCGGGCTCGTCGGCGAGGTCGCCGAGGTCAACCCGGACGCGGTGCTCGACATCGTCAACGCCGGGCGCATCCCGGTGGTCTCCACGGTGGCCCCGGACGTCGACGGCGTCGTGCACAACGTCAACGCCGACACCGCGGCGGGCGCGCTCGCGGCGGCGCTGGGTGCCGAAAAGCTGGTGGTGCTCACCGACGTCGAAGGCCTGTACGCGAACTGGCCCGACCGGTCGTCGCTGATCGACCGCATCCGCGTCGACCACCTCGAACCGATGCTGCCCGGCCTGGCCAGCGGGATGATCCCGAAGATGGAGGCGTGCGTGCGCGCCATCCGCGGCGGCGTGCGCCGGGCGCACGTGATCGACGGCAGGCTCGCCCACTCGGTGCTGCTCGAGGTCTTCACCTCGCGGGGCATCGGCACCATGGTCTTCCCCGAAACGGAGCTCCCGTGA
- the pheT gene encoding phenylalanine--tRNA ligase subunit beta — protein sequence MRVPVSWLTEHLDLTEEITPQDLADAFVRIGVEVDDLSELGPVTGPLVVGRVAEIEELTEFKKPVRFCRVDVGEPADEDEALDDEEDEDEEDEAGEFDEGPHGIKTRGIVCGARNFTEGDLVVVALPGSVLPGDFAIASRKTYGRVSDGMICSARELGLGDDHTGILVLPSGTASPGDDAQELLGLNDTVIELTPTPDRGYALSIRGLARELSNALDVPFGDPALLEVPAAEGDAWPVRVEDPEGCPRFVLRRVTGLDATAPTPWWMRRRLMLAGIRSISLAVDVTNYVMLELGHPLHAFATKAIQGDLVVRRAKPGEKLTTLDDVERALDPDDIVIADDSGVISLAGTMGGASTEITTESTDVLLEAAHWNPAAISRTARRHKLFSEAAKRFERFTDPQLCPAAVELAARLLRQYGDASIRPGRTDEGSVEPNPPVVMPINLPDKVAGVNYQRGVTVRRLTQIGCKVAVSTGDDGTGLVTAVPPSWRGDLRQPADLVEEVLRLEGYDSIPSTLPAAPAGRGLTDAQRRVRSVSRALAEAGYIEVRPFPFVGDSVWDAFGLPEDDVRRNAVVVRNPLEADRNRLATTLLPGLLDTLQRNVSRGMKDVSLYHIGQVVLPAPNPLKVPDLGVDQRPSDEELALLEAAVPQQPLHVAVVLAGHRHRAGWWGAGEPASWADAVQAARTIAEAAGVELTVQATDLPPWHPGRCAQLRVGDWPIGHAGELHPKVVEALGLPPRTVAMELDLDAIPLPDDRPAPSVSGYPPVLLDVALVAKSDVPSADLAAVLREGAGELLEDITLFDVYAGEQVGEGKRSLAYKLRFRAADRTLTVDEATKARDAAVAAASERFEAALRA from the coding sequence ACGTCGGCGAGCCCGCCGACGAGGACGAGGCGCTGGACGACGAGGAAGACGAAGACGAGGAAGACGAAGCCGGCGAGTTCGACGAGGGCCCGCACGGCATCAAGACCCGAGGCATCGTCTGCGGCGCCCGCAACTTCACCGAGGGCGACCTGGTCGTCGTCGCGCTGCCGGGCAGCGTCCTGCCCGGCGACTTCGCCATCGCGTCCCGCAAGACGTACGGCCGCGTCAGCGACGGCATGATCTGCTCGGCCCGCGAGCTCGGCCTCGGCGACGACCACACCGGCATCCTCGTGCTGCCCTCGGGCACGGCGAGCCCGGGCGACGACGCCCAGGAACTCCTCGGCCTGAACGACACGGTCATCGAGCTGACCCCGACCCCGGACCGCGGCTACGCGCTCTCGATCCGCGGCCTCGCACGCGAGCTGTCGAACGCGCTGGACGTCCCCTTCGGCGACCCGGCGCTGCTGGAGGTCCCGGCGGCCGAGGGCGACGCCTGGCCGGTCCGCGTCGAAGACCCGGAAGGCTGCCCGCGGTTCGTGCTGCGCCGGGTCACCGGCCTGGACGCGACCGCGCCGACCCCGTGGTGGATGCGCCGACGGCTGATGCTGGCCGGCATCCGGTCGATTTCGCTGGCCGTCGACGTCACCAACTACGTGATGCTCGAGCTCGGCCACCCGCTGCACGCGTTCGCCACCAAGGCCATCCAGGGCGACCTGGTGGTCCGGCGCGCGAAGCCGGGCGAGAAGCTGACCACTTTGGACGACGTCGAGCGCGCGCTCGACCCGGACGACATCGTCATCGCCGACGACAGCGGCGTCATCTCGCTGGCGGGCACGATGGGTGGTGCGAGCACGGAGATCACGACGGAAAGCACCGACGTGCTCCTCGAGGCGGCGCACTGGAACCCGGCCGCGATCAGCCGCACCGCGCGGCGGCACAAGCTGTTCTCCGAGGCCGCCAAGCGCTTCGAGCGGTTCACCGACCCGCAGCTGTGCCCGGCCGCCGTCGAGCTGGCCGCCCGCCTGCTGCGCCAGTACGGCGACGCGTCGATCCGCCCCGGCCGCACCGACGAGGGCTCGGTCGAGCCGAACCCGCCGGTCGTCATGCCGATCAACCTGCCGGACAAGGTCGCGGGCGTGAACTACCAGCGCGGCGTCACGGTCCGCCGCCTCACCCAGATCGGCTGCAAGGTCGCGGTGAGCACGGGCGACGACGGCACCGGCCTGGTCACGGCGGTCCCCCCGAGCTGGCGCGGCGACCTGCGCCAGCCCGCGGACCTCGTCGAAGAGGTCCTGCGGCTGGAGGGCTACGACAGCATCCCGTCGACGCTGCCTGCCGCCCCGGCGGGCCGCGGCCTGACCGACGCCCAGCGGCGCGTCCGGAGCGTTTCCCGTGCGCTCGCCGAGGCGGGCTACATCGAGGTGCGCCCGTTCCCGTTCGTCGGCGACTCGGTGTGGGACGCCTTCGGCCTGCCAGAAGACGACGTCCGCCGCAACGCGGTCGTGGTCCGCAACCCGCTGGAGGCCGACCGCAACCGGCTGGCCACCACACTGCTGCCGGGCCTGCTGGACACGCTGCAACGCAACGTGTCCCGCGGGATGAAGGACGTCTCGCTGTACCACATCGGCCAGGTCGTGCTGCCCGCGCCGAACCCGCTGAAGGTCCCGGACCTCGGCGTCGACCAGCGCCCGAGCGACGAGGAGCTGGCCCTCCTCGAAGCCGCTGTCCCGCAGCAGCCCCTGCACGTCGCGGTGGTCCTCGCCGGCCACCGCCACCGCGCGGGCTGGTGGGGTGCCGGCGAGCCGGCGAGCTGGGCCGACGCGGTCCAGGCCGCCCGCACGATCGCGGAGGCCGCCGGCGTCGAGCTGACGGTCCAGGCAACGGACCTCCCGCCGTGGCACCCGGGCCGCTGCGCCCAGCTGCGCGTCGGCGACTGGCCGATCGGCCACGCCGGCGAGCTGCACCCGAAGGTGGTCGAGGCCCTCGGCCTGCCGCCGCGGACGGTCGCGATGGAGCTGGACCTCGACGCCATCCCGCTCCCGGACGACCGCCCCGCCCCGAGCGTGTCGGGTTACCCGCCGGTGCTCCTCGACGTCGCCCTGGTGGCGAAGTCGGACGTGCCGTCGGCGGACCTCGCGGCGGTGCTGCGCGAGGGAGCGGGCGAGCTCCTCGAGGACATCACGCTGTTCGACGTGTACGCGGGCGAGCAGGTCGGCGAGGGCAAACGTTCCCTGGCGTACAAGCTCCGCTTCCGGGCAGCCGACCGCACCCTGACGGTCGACGAGGCCACGAAGGCCCGCGACGCGGCGGTGGCCGCGGCCAGCGAGCGCTTCGAGGCGGCTCTGCGCGCCTGA